In Streptococcus porcinus, the genomic window TAAAGGGATTGTTGCAGCAAGTTTAGGACGTTTATTAAAGAACCGCGGGTTAAAAGTAACTATTCAGAAATTCGATCCCTACATCAATATTGATCCAGGGACAATGAGTCCATATCAGCATGGAGAAGTATATGTAACGGATGATGGTGCTGAGACTGACCTTGATTTAGGGCACTATGAACGTTTTATCGATATTAATTTAAATAAATATTCGAACGTTACAACGGGCAAAATATACAGTGAAGTATTGCGTAAAGAGCGTAAAGGCGAGTATTTAGGCGCAACGGTTCAAGTTATTCCACATATCACAGATGCCTTAAAAGAAAAGATTAAAAGAGCAGCTACAACAACCGATTCGGATGTTATTATCACAGAAGTTGGTGGAACAGTTGGGGATATTGAAAGTTTGCCATTCTTAGAAGCTCTCCGTCAAATGAAAGCTGATGTGGGTTCTGATAACGTTATGTATATCCATACGACCTTGTTACCTTATCTTAAAGCTGCTGGCGAAATGAAAACGAAACCGACACAACATTCAGTGAAAGAGTTGCGCGGCTTAGGTATCCAGCCTAATATGCTTGTTATTCGTACAGAAGAAGAAGTTGAAGATGGTATTAAAAACAAGTTAGCACAGTTTTGTGATGTTGAACCAGAAGCTGTTATTGAATCACGTGACGTTGAACATCTCTATCAAATTCCATTGAATTTACAAGCTCAAGGTATGGATCAAATTGTTTGTGATCATTTGAAATTGGATGTTCCAAAAGCAGATATGACTGAGTGGACCGCTATGGTTAATAAGGTTATGAATCTTGAAAAAACAACTAAAATTGCACTTGTTGGAAAATATGTTGAATTACCAGATGCCTACTTATCCGTTGTTGAAGCTTTGAAACATTCAGGTTATGAAAATAACACAGCAATCGATTTAAAATGGGTAAATGCCAATGATTTGACGTCTAAAAATGTAGCAACTTTACTGGGAGATGCTGATGGTATAATTGTTCCTGGAGGCTTTGGTCAACGTGGCACGGAAGGTAAAATTCAAGCTATTCGTTATGCTCGTGAACAGGATATTCCAATGTTGGGTATTTGTTTAGGCATGCAACTAACTTGTGTTGAATATGCTCGAAATGTTTTAAATTTAGAAAATGCTAACTCTGCAGAGCTTGATCCAGAAACTCCTTACCCAATCATTGACATTATGCGTGATCAAATTGATATCGAAGATATGGGTGGTACCTTGCGTTTAGGTTTATACCCATGCAAGTTAAAATCTGGTTCAAAAGCAGCAACTGCTTATAATAATCAAGAAGTTGTTCAAAGACGTCATCGTCATCGTTACGAGTTTAACACTAAATTCCGTTCAGAGTTTGAAGCTGCAGGTTTTGTTTTCTCAGGCGTTTCACCGGATAACCGCTTGATGGAAATTGTTGAGCTACCAGAGAAAAAATTCTTTGTAGCAGCCCAGTATCATCCAGAACTTCATAGTCGTCCGAACCATGCTGAGGAGCTCTACACAGCATTTATTACCGCAGCCGTTGAAAACAGCAAGTAATATTATTATAAACTTGAAAGTGATTTCAAAACAGTGTTATAATAACCCAAAGAGGTTATGCTATGATTACACTATTTTTACCCCTGCTTGAAAGAGTTGGGTTGATCATTCTATTGGCTAATCTATTAATGATTAGCCCTTTTTATAAGCGGATGATGTATCACCGCGATTCTTTACGGGTACGTTGGCTTCTGATTTTGACCTTTAGTGTTTTTGCCATAATTAGTAATTTCACTGGGGTTCTTGTCAATGCCCCTTATGATATCGGAAATGGAGGCTTAGTCAATCTGTCATCTCACACCTCCATTGCTAATACAAGAACCTTAACCATTGGGATGTCGGGATTAATAGGCGGCCCCTTTGTCGGCTTTTTTGTCGGCGTGATTTCAGGAAGTGTGCGATGGTTCCAAGGAGGAAATGCGCCTCATACATACTTTATTTCCTCAGTTTTAATTGGGATTTTTTCTGGTTTACTAGGACGTATGAGCTTACGCAGAAAAAGCTATCCAGCTGTTTGGCAAGGGAGTTTATGTGGAGCATTAATGGAAATTATCCAGATGCTTTGTATCTATCTTTTCTCACCCGACAAGACACAAGCGGTAGAATTAATTAAAATTATAGCTATTCCTATGGTTTTTGTTAATGCTTTAGGAACAGGACTTTTCTTGTCAATCATTCTTGGAACGTTGAGGCAAGAAGAGAGCATGAAAGCTATCCAGACACACGATGTTTTAGCTTTGACGAATACAACTTTGCCTTATTTTCGTCAAGGGCTAACGCCAGAATCAGCCCAAAAAGCTGCTCTGGAGATAAAAAAATTTATGCGGGTTTCTGCTGTAAGTGTCACCAATAAAACCTCTATTTTAGCTCATGTGGGTGCTGCTAGTGACCACCACATCCCAGCTAAGAAAATTATCACTGATTTATCAAAAGAGGTTATTGAAACAGGGCAGATTCATGTGGCTAAGCATAAGTCAGAAATAGGTTGTCATGTGCCAGATTGCCCTTTAGCCGCTGCAATCGTTGTTCCCTTATATGTAAGAGGAAAAGTGGCAGGAACCTTTAAACTCTACTTTACTGATGCAGATCGTCTGACTTATGTTGAAGAAGAATTAGCTGGTGGCTTAGGAAATATCTTTTCGTCGCAACTAGAGCTCGGCCAGATGGCTATAGAGCAAGCTTTACTTAAAGATGCCGAAATTAAGTCCTTGCAGGCTCAAGTTAACCCTCATTTTCTTTTTAATGCTATCAATACCATCTCTGCTTTAATGCGCATTGATGGTGAGAAAGCACGTCACTTGCTTCTTCAGTTAGGGAATTATTTCCGAGCTAATATCACTAGCACACGTCATAATATTATTTCTGTTGCGGAAGAATTAAAACACTTGAATGCCTATCTAGCTATTGAACAGGCTCGCTTTCCAGATCGTTTTGAAATTCAAATGCGAATTCCTGAAAGCTTGCAACAAGCAGCCATACCACCATTTGTTATTCAAATTCTCGTTGAAAATGCCTTAAAGCATGCCTTTGCAGGGCGAAAAAAAGATAATCATGTCCGCGTAACGCTTTCTACTGATGACCAAATATTACACTTACAAGTTAAAGATAATGGGAAGGGTATTGCCTCTGATCTTCTTTCTAAGCTCGGAAAAGAAGTCGTTCCATCATCGCACGGTACAGGATCAGCGCTTGAAAATCTCAATCGCCGACTAATTAATCTATATGGTGATGCTTCACAATTAGTTATTAGTTCAAATGAACAAGGCTCTTGTTTTGACATATATTTACCATTACAATGGATTGAAGGAGATAAAGTATGAAAGTTGCCGTTATTGATGATGAACCATTAGCACGTATGGAACTGTCTTATCTACTGCAACAGACTAAAGAGGTAGAGAATATTTTTGAAGGGGAATCTATTGAAGATGCTTTTCAGATTATACTGACAGACCAACCAGATCTGCTTTTTTTAGATATTCATTTGACGGATGAAAGTGGCTTAGATTTGGCCAAACGCTTAACCAAGGTTCCTCATGCACCCCTTATTATTTTCGCAACTGCTTATGATAATCATGCTGTGGAAGCTTTTGAAGTTAATGCATTGGATTATATTCTAAAGCCTTTTGAAGAAACACGAATCAAGAAAGCTATTGAAAAAGCTAAGCTAGCTTTAGAAGTTCAAAATGCTAATTATTTATCTCAGATTAAAGCTGATAAAACAGTTGAACGTTTAACAATTGAAACGGACGAACGCATTTATTTGCTCCCATTTTCAGATATTATTTATTGTGAAGTTCAAGGAAAAGAAACGACAGTTTATACGAAAAAAGGTTCTTATACGAGTCATACCAGTTTATCAGCCATCGAAAAAAATTTGACATCCGACCGTTTTTTAAAGGTGCATCGTGCTTATATTATTAATCAAGAAGAGATAAAAGAGATTCAGCCTTGGTTTAATCAAACTTATCAGGTTACCATGTCTAATCAAGGAAAGGTTCCAGTTTCACGTTCCTATATTAAATCTTTTAAACAACAGCTAGGTCTCTAGTCTGTAACTTAAGCTAAAGAAAATGCATTTCATACTAGGGTGGAAGCCTTCTATTCTTAAAAGAGCTCACAGGGCTCTTTTTTGTCTATAATAAAGACAATAAAACAAGTTAGTCCGAGGGTGAAAAGGAGTTGCGTTATGAAAAAAACATATTCAGTTATTTATCAAAGTGTATTAATTGGAACAATCGTTTTAATATCTAAATTTATTGAAAGTCTACTTCCAATTACGATGCCTGCTTCTGTTATAGGTTTGGTCCTTATGTTTTTGGCTCTAAACTTTAATGTTATTAAGTTAGAACAAGTGGAGACAGTGGGAGATGCTTTGGTTAACAATATAGGTCTCTTCTTTGTTCCAGCAGGCATCTCAGTCATTAAATCACTTGGTTTATTACAAGCCCATTTCATTTTAGATATGATTTTAATCTTTGCTTCAACCCTAATTCTACTAGTGGCAACAGGTTGGATGACTCAATTAATCTTTCAACTTAATACAGCTTCAATATTCAAAAAGAGCTCTGCTTTTAGTCAAACACAGGAAAGAAATAGTAAGGCTTTTGCAAAATAAGAAAAGGAGTCAAGAAGATGGAAACATTTATTCAATTACTAAAGGTGTCGCCAATCTTTGGTGTTCTATTATCAGTAGGAACATTTTTCATCGGTCAGATATTATTTAAGAAGACCAAGGGCTTCTTCTTATTTGCTCCACTCTTTGTGGCCATGATTTTGGGGATTGCAACCCTGAAAGCCACTGGTATTAGCTTTGATCAATACAATAAAGGTGGTCAAATTATTGCTTTCTTCCTTGAACCTGCTACAATTTGCTTTGCTATTCCCCTCTATCGTAAAAGAGATGTTTTAAAAAAATATTGGGTTCAAATTTTAGGCGGTATCACTTTGGGAAGTATCGTTGCTGTATATGGAATTTATGTTATTTCGACTCTTCTACAATTGGGTAGAGTTGTCACAGCTTCAATGTTACCTCAAGCAGCAACGACAGCTATTGCAATGCCGACTTCGATAGCTATAGGTGGCTCAGCTGAGTTAACGTCATTAGCTTGTATTTTAAATGGTGTTATTATTTATGCACTGGCTAAGCCATTAATTAAGCTGTTTAAAATTAATGATCCAATCGCGCGTGGATTAGCTTTAGGAACAGCAGGGCATGCACTTGGTGTTTCAGCAGCAAAAGATTTTGGACAGGTGGAAGAATCAATGGGATCGATTGCCTTAGTCGTTGTTGGGGTGATTGTGACTGTAGTTGTTCCTACCCTAAGTAGTATACTTCTCTAATTATAAAAAAAGAAAGGTTAGCCCCTTTCTTTTTTGACTAAAATAAGGTAAACTATTTGGTATGAAAATAATTCGATTATCAAAGTATTTAATGGTTATCCTCTTACTACTAACAACGATTAGTGTAGGAGCTAGTTACTATTTTTTCCACGTTGCTCAAATCCGGGAAGAAAAATCCTTTATTAGCAAGGCTAAACGTGATAAAGACAATCCTTTGTATACCAGTGAGCAAGCATTTAATGCTCTAAAAGTTGAAAAATATTCTTTGACTAATAGAGGAAAAAAACAAGTTGCTTGGTATCTACCTGCCGAAAAACCGTCTCAAAAAACGGCTATAGTTGTCCATGGCTTTTTAAATAGTAAAGCAGGGATGAAACCTTATGCTATGCTATTTCATGATTTGGGCTATAATGTCCTAATTCCAGATAACGAAGCACATGGTGAAAGTGAAGGTAATATCATAGGATATGGTTGGAATGACCGCCAGAATTTAATCGCTTGGACCAAGCAGTTGGTTAAGGCAGATCCGAAAAGTCAAATTACTTACTTCGGTTTATCCATGGGAGCTGCTACGGTGATGATGGCTAGTGGTGAGAAACTACCAGAACAAGTTGTCAATATTATTGAAGATTGTGGTTACAATAGTGTTTGGGATGAATTGAAGTTTCAAGCTAAAAAAATGTACAATCTCCCAGCTTTTCCTCTCTTATATGAAGTTTCTGCTATTTCAAAGATCAGAGCCGGTTTTACTTATGGAGAAGCAAGTGCCCAAGAGCAACTGAAAAAAAACCACTTGCCAGTTCTATTTATTCATGGTGATAAAGATGATTTTGTGCCTACAAATATGGTTTATAACAATTATAAGGCGACATCAGGACCAAAAGAAATATATATTGTCAAGGGTGCTAAGCATGCACGAGCCTATGAAACTGACAAAAAACAATATGAAAAGGAAATTACAAACTTTTTGAAAAAATATCAAAAGTAAGGATTGACAGAAATACTCACAGCTGATATAATAAATGATGTTGCTGATGAGTAGCGGGGATGGCGGAATTGGCAGACGCGCAGGACTAAGGATCCTGTGACCGCTTTAGGTCGTGAGGGTTCAAGTCCCTCTCTCCGCATAATATTGAGTGAGTCTTTGACTCACTTTTTTTGTATTTAAAAAAGTTAAAATTGTGAAAAATTGAAAGGAGAAAACGTTTTACCCTTTAGCAAGTACTAGAAATTTGGTGCTAATTATGCTAGAATGGACAATGTAAACGGGATAACCCGAAAAATTAGAGGAGGCCTAACAAATGGCAATCGTTTCAGCAGAAAAATTTGTACAAGCAGCTCGTGAAAACGGATATGCTGTTGGTGGATTCAACACTAACAACTTAGAATGGACACAAGCAATTTTGCGTGCAGCAGAAGCTAAAAAAGCTCCAGTTCTTATCCAAACTTCAATGGGTGCTGCTAAATACATGGGTGGTTATAAAGTATGTCAATCACTTATTTCTAACCTTGTAGAATCAATGGGTATTACAGTTCCTGTAGCTATTCACCTTGACCATGGTCATTATGAGGATGCGTTGGAATGTATCGAAGTTGGTTACTCTTCAATCATGTTTGATGGTTCACATCTTCCAGTTGAAGAAAATCTTGCTAAAACTAAAGAAGTTGTTGAGTTAGCACATGCTAAAGGTGTTTCTGTAGAAGCTGAAGTTGGAACAATCGGTGGTGAAGAAGATGGTATCATCGGTAAAGGTGAACTTGCACCAATCGAAGATGCTAAAGCAATGGTTGAAACTGGAATTGATTTCCTTGCTGCAGGTATCGGTAACATTCATGGTCCATACCCAGCTAACTGGGAAGGTCTTGCTCTTGACCACTTAGAAAAATTAGCGGCAGCTGTACCAGGCTTCCCAATTGTATTACACGGTGGTTCAGGTATCCCTGACGATCAAATTAAAGCTGCTATCAAACTTGGTGTTGCTAAAGTTAATGTTAATACTGAAAGTCAAATTGCATTCTCTAATGCAACTCGCGAATTTGCTCGTAACTACGATGCAAACGAAGCAGAATACGATGGTAAAAAATTATTTGACCCACGTAAATTCTTGGCTCCAGGTATGAAAGCTGTACAAGCAGCAGTTGAAGAACGTATCGACGTTTTCGGTTCAGCAAACAAAGCATAATTTTAACTTAAAAAAAACTTACAAGTCCCTGTGAAACAATCTCTGATTGTGAACAAGCAAAGAATAATTTTGAGTAATAAATTGTTGAAAGTCCTAATTTGGGGCTTTCTTTTATAATCCTGCCTTAAAACTATAGTTTTATCCACTGCGAGAAAACTATGATTGAAAGTAACTGATGATGCTAAAGATCTCCCGCTGGAGATCTTTTTTTATAAAAAAAGTATCTCACTTCAAGTTTTTACCATAGATACGATAAGTTAGTCAAAGGAGGAGACCCCTCTACTAGGATACTTTAAGAGTCACATGACTTAAGTTTGAACTATTACTTATAGCACTATAAGAAATAGGAAGTTTACTCTTAAATAAGAAAGCGCTATCATTATTTTGAAAGGAAGGAAGCAAACATGAAAATTAGTAAACTTAATTTTACGGAACTTGTTTCATCTTATGACGAAAAATTTCCAATTTATCACATTCTAGATGAAGAAGGAAAAGTGGATGATCAAGAAGCGATGGATCAAATTAGTAATGAAGAATTGCTTGCATTGATGGAGGCGATTACTTGGGGACGTGCCATTGATGAGCGTGTTATTCTCTTAAACAGGCAAGGAGCGCTAAGTAATTACGCACCGGGTGGTGGCCAAGAAGCTAGTCAATATGGTGCTGTTTTAGCCTTAGATAAGAAGGATGTTTTTGCACCAACTTATCGTGATGTTTTTGCAGGCGTTAAATTTGGTTTGAAGCTCTCACAAGCTTTCTTGTGGTACAAAGGGCACTATGTTGCTAACCAATATCCTAAAGATTTAAATATGTATTCTCCAAATGTTATCGTTGGTGGAACCACTATTCAGGCATTAGGTAATGGTATTGCAAAACGGATGAAAGGTGAGAAACAAATTGCTTTATCATTATGTGGAGATTCTGCTACATCACAAGGTGATTTCTATGAAGCTCTTAACTTTGCAGGTGTCTTCAAGGCTAATCTTGTTGCAGTGGTTCAAAATAATGGTTATGGTATCTCAGTTCCCACCTCACATCAGACCAAGGCTGCTACTCTTGCTCAAAAAGCGGTCGCAGCTGGAATTCCAGCTGTAAGAATTGATGGCATGGATCCTGTTGCAGTATATTATACCGTAAAGAAAGCGCGGGAATATGCTATTGAAAATGGTCCTGTGCTTATTGAAAATATGACCTACCGTTTTGGTCCCCATACCATGTCTGATGATCCTAAACGTTATCGTGCTGATGAAGAAGTTGAAGAATGGCGACAAAAAGATCCGCTTATTCGACTTGGAAATTACCTGACTGAAAAAGGATTATGGAGTCAGGAAAAAGCTGACGCTATTTATGAAGATGTAAAGGTACAAGCGAAAGATGCTTTAGCAGAGATGGCAAAAACAGAGTCACAACATATTACAGAATTTTTAGAGTTTATGTATAAAGATAAGCCACAAAATATTAGAGAACAAATTGCTTATTATCAAGCAAAGGAGGAAAACTAAGATGCCAGTTTTAACATTAGCACAAGCCGTTACAGAGGGATTGCGTGAAGTGATGAAAAAACATGACAATGCCTTAATTTTTGGTGAAGATGTCGGCAAAAATGGTGGAGTTTTCCGTATAACTGCGGGGATGCAAGAGGAATTTGGTGAAAATCGTGTTTTTGATACACCTCTAGCTGAATCTGGAATTCTTCAAATGTCGGTAGGACTTGCACAAGAAGGTTTCTTACCCATTCCGGAAATGCAGTTTTCAGGTTTCATTGTAGAAGCTATGGATGCTTTAATTGCGCAAATTCCTCGTCAACGCTACCGTTCAGGTGGCACTCGGAGTGCTCAAATCACTATCCGAGCTCCTTATGGTGGTGGTGTTCATACGCCCGAACTGCATTCTGATAGTTTAGAAGGTTTTCTATCTCAAATTCCGGGATTACGTGTAGTTATCCCTTCATCAGCCTATGATGCAAAAGGTTTGATGATTTCTGCAATTGAATCTGAAGATCCAGTCTTTTTTCTCGAACACTTACGTCTTTATCGTACCGTTAAAGATGAAGTTCCAGAAGGTTACTACACTGTTCCTCTTGATAAAGCAAATGTTGTTCGTGAAGGATCAGATGTTACATTGATTGGCTATGGTCTGATGGTTCAATTAGCGCTTCAAGCAGCCGAACAACTAGAAAAAGAAGGGATCAGTGCTGAAGTTGTTGACTTACGTACGGTCTCACCGGTTGACTACGAAACTCTTCAAGCCTCAGTAGCTAAAACACATCGGGCAATTGTTCTTCAAGAAGCACAACGTCAAGCAGGTACTGCTGGGCAAATCATGTCTGAAATCAGTGAACGTAATTTTATGGATTTGGATGCTCCAATTGGGCGTATTACTGCTCCGGATACCATTTTTCCATTTGGTCTTGCCGAGGAAGATTGGATGCCAAGTGTTGAAGATATCGTTGTAAAAGCTAAAGAAACAGTAGAGTTCTAGGGAGGAGACAGGATGTATCAATATATATTACCTGATGCTGGTGAAGGCACTCATGAAAGTGTCATCATGGCATGGACTGCAAATGTAGGTGATAAGGTTACTGAAGATAAGACATTATTAGAAATTGAGAGTGATAAAGCTGTTGTTGAATTACCTAGTCCAATATCTGGTTTCCTCGCAAAAATCTACGTTGAAGCAGGAGATACTGGAATTGTTGGTGAACCAATTGCTGACATCGCTGAGACTGAAGAAGAATTAAAAGAATACTTAGCTAGTGGAAATAGTTCAGCATCAAGCCAAGCTCCAGCTGCAGTATCAAGTTCTAAAACAGAAGCTCCCGTTGAAGGAAAAACAGAAAGTCCAAAACAAACAGCTATCGTTGAAGGAGATTCTTCAGTTGATGTGCGTCTTCTTGCTGTACCACGCGTTCGTAAATATGCACGTTCAAAAGAGGTCGATTTACGCTTAGTAAAGGGCAGTGGAAACAATGGCAAAATCACTATGGAAGATGTTGATGCTTTCTTGGCAAATGGCGGTGCAACACAGGTAGCACAAGTCCAAGAACAAGCATCAAAAGTACATGAAGAAGTTGCTGAAGAAAAAGCAGTAGCCGCACCAAAAGTAACAAGTGAAGAGTTTGCAGAAGTGGTAGAAAAAATGCCAGCAATCCGTCGCACTATTGCTGATGCTTTAGCGAAAAGCTCAAGCGAAGTTGTGCAAGTTACAGTTTTTGATCAAGCAGAAGTTGATGCCCTTGTCGCTCACCGAAATAAGATGAAAGTCATTGCAGCAGAAAAAGGTATTAAATTAACCTTCACACCATACTTGGTGAAAGCATTAGTAGCAATGTTAAAGCGCTTCCCAGACTTAAACGTATCCATCAATATGGATAAAAACGAAATTAGCCACCATCAATATTACAATATTGGTGTTGCAACAGACACACCTCGTGGCTTAATGGTACCAATGATTCGTAACGCTGAACGTAAGAGTCTATTTGATATTGCAGAAGAAATTTCTGAGATTTCACAAAAAGCGCGTGATGGTAAACTTGGAACAGCTGATATGGGTAAAGGCTCAATATCAGTAACAAACGTTGGTGCTGCGGCAACAGCAGGCGTTTGGTCAACACCAATTATTAATTTACCAGAGATTGCTATCTTGAACGTTGGTCGTATTGATAAAATCTTTATGCCTGATGCAGAAGGTAATCCAGTATTGAAGAATGTCATGAAAATTTCTTTCGCATTCGACCATCGCGCAATCGACGGCGTTTATGCACAACAAGCTATTAACTTGCTTAAGTCTTACCTAAGCGATCCAGATTTATTGTTAGCAGAGGGGTAATAGCATGGTAGTAGGTGGATATACAAATGAAGTAGAAACTATTGTAATCGGTTCAGGACCTGGGGGCTATGTAGCAGCTATTCGTGCAGCCCAACTGGGACAAAAAGTTGTTATCATCGAAAAAGGAAATATTGGTGGCGCGTGTTTAAACGTTGGTTGTATTCCTTCTAAAGCCTTAATACAGGTTGGTCATGATTATGCCCATAGTAAAATGGCATCTCCTTATGGCATCAGTTTTGGAGAAACTAGCTTAGATTTTGCCAAAGCACAAGCTTGGAAAGACAGCCAAGTTGTTTCTAAACTAACAATGGGTGTTGAAACTTTATTGAAAAAGAATAAAGTCACTATTGTTAAGGGTGAAGCGCACTTTGTTTCCAAAGATACTGTTTTTGTAACACCAGAAGATGGTCTTGGAGAAGGTTATCGTTTTAAAAACGTGATTCTCGCTTTAGGAAGTCGTCCAATTGAATTGAAAGCTTTCCCATTTGGAGAAGATATTCTTGATTCAACTGGTCTCCTAAATTTGCAAGAGATACCTAAAGAATTAGCCATCATTGGTGGTGGTTATATCGGTATGGAATTAGCTATGGCTTATGCTAATCTTGGCAGCCACGTGACTATTTTAGAAGGCATGGACCGTGTATTAGGTGGGTTTGAGGCTGATTTAGTGAAACCAGTTCTTGATCAAGCAGCACAGCTTGGGATGACCATCATTACGGGTGCTAAAGCTTCTCGTTACGAAAAAACAGATCAAGGGCTTGATCTATTCTATGAAAATGGGGAAAAAGAAGAGAAAATCCAAGCTGATAAAATTGCGGTCCTTGTTGGCCGTCGTCCAAACACCGATAACATTTCTATTGAACTTGCTGGACTTAGCTTAGATGATAAAGGTCTCATTCCCGTTAATGAACAAATGCAAACTCAAGTGAAACATATTTATGCTATTGGTGATATTACAGCTGGTCCAGCTTTAGCACACAAGGCTTCTTTTGAAGCTAAGGTAGCCGCCGAAGCTATTGCCCAAGTTGAAGGTGTGGCGGCTGATTATCTTGTTATTCCGACGGTTGCTTACACGCAACCAGAAATTGCTACTGTTGGTATGACTAAAGCTGCCGCAAAAGAAGCTGGTATCGATGCAAAAGTTGCAACATTTAGATTTACAAGCAACGGTCGTGCTCTTTCAATGGCAAATCCTGAAGGTTTTGTTCGTTTAATTTCAGATAAAAAAGATAATAGAATTATTGGGGCCCAATTAGTAGGTCCTGGCGTGAGTGAGCTAATTGCAGAAATAACTTTAGCTATTGAAAATTTATTAACAGCTGAAGATATTACACTAACTATTCATAATCATCCAAGTTTAGCTGAAACAATTATGGATACAAGTGAAATCCTACTAGGACACGGAATTCATCAATAGAGGAATAGAAAATGGAAAATAAATTAACAGCAAAAGCATTCACAATGAATGTTTTAAATGGAATTGCGCTTGGAGCGGTAGTTGTGCTCATTCCGGGAGCCTTACTTTCCGAATTAGTGAAATCACTAGTACCTTCATTACCCTTTTTAAAACCATTAGTATGGGGACTAGGCATGTCCAACTCAGTAATGGGCTTGGTTTGTGGTGTTATGGTTGGTATGAATTTTAAATTCAATCCTATACAATCAGCATCTCTTGGTTTAGCAACACTTTTTGCCTCAGGTGCTATTTCGGCCAAAAACGGCATGATTATGATGCAGGGTACTGGTGACATCATTAATATGATGATTACTGCTGCTATTGGGGCAGGTTTGATCTTGTTAGTGGGAAATAGTTTGAAAGCCTATACTATTTTAGTTATTCCGCCACTTATGATGCTAGTGGTTGGTTTGATTGGACGCTTTCTCCTTCCTTATGTCTCAATGATTACGAAGCTGATTGGTATAGGAGTTGCCCAATTGCTCACCTTACAACCACTGATTATGTGTATTTTATTAGCGATTGTTTTTGGTTTCTTAATTGTTTCTCCTATTACAACAGTAGGGATTGCCCTTGCTATATCACTAACTGGAATAGGTTCAGGTGCTGCAAATGTAGG contains:
- a CDS encoding sensor histidine kinase: MITLFLPLLERVGLIILLANLLMISPFYKRMMYHRDSLRVRWLLILTFSVFAIISNFTGVLVNAPYDIGNGGLVNLSSHTSIANTRTLTIGMSGLIGGPFVGFFVGVISGSVRWFQGGNAPHTYFISSVLIGIFSGLLGRMSLRRKSYPAVWQGSLCGALMEIIQMLCIYLFSPDKTQAVELIKIIAIPMVFVNALGTGLFLSIILGTLRQEESMKAIQTHDVLALTNTTLPYFRQGLTPESAQKAALEIKKFMRVSAVSVTNKTSILAHVGAASDHHIPAKKIITDLSKEVIETGQIHVAKHKSEIGCHVPDCPLAAAIVVPLYVRGKVAGTFKLYFTDADRLTYVEEELAGGLGNIFSSQLELGQMAIEQALLKDAEIKSLQAQVNPHFLFNAINTISALMRIDGEKARHLLLQLGNYFRANITSTRHNIISVAEELKHLNAYLAIEQARFPDRFEIQMRIPESLQQAAIPPFVIQILVENALKHAFAGRKKDNHVRVTLSTDDQILHLQVKDNGKGIASDLLSKLGKEVVPSSHGTGSALENLNRRLINLYGDASQLVISSNEQGSCFDIYLPLQWIEGDKV
- a CDS encoding CTP synthase; this translates as MTKYIFVTGGVVSSIGKGIVAASLGRLLKNRGLKVTIQKFDPYINIDPGTMSPYQHGEVYVTDDGAETDLDLGHYERFIDINLNKYSNVTTGKIYSEVLRKERKGEYLGATVQVIPHITDALKEKIKRAATTTDSDVIITEVGGTVGDIESLPFLEALRQMKADVGSDNVMYIHTTLLPYLKAAGEMKTKPTQHSVKELRGLGIQPNMLVIRTEEEVEDGIKNKLAQFCDVEPEAVIESRDVEHLYQIPLNLQAQGMDQIVCDHLKLDVPKADMTEWTAMVNKVMNLEKTTKIALVGKYVELPDAYLSVVEALKHSGYENNTAIDLKWVNANDLTSKNVATLLGDADGIIVPGGFGQRGTEGKIQAIRYAREQDIPMLGICLGMQLTCVEYARNVLNLENANSAELDPETPYPIIDIMRDQIDIEDMGGTLRLGLYPCKLKSGSKAATAYNNQEVVQRRHRHRYEFNTKFRSEFEAAGFVFSGVSPDNRLMEIVELPEKKFFVAAQYHPELHSRPNHAEELYTAFITAAVENSK
- a CDS encoding LytR/AlgR family response regulator transcription factor; the encoded protein is MKVAVIDDEPLARMELSYLLQQTKEVENIFEGESIEDAFQIILTDQPDLLFLDIHLTDESGLDLAKRLTKVPHAPLIIFATAYDNHAVEAFEVNALDYILKPFEETRIKKAIEKAKLALEVQNANYLSQIKADKTVERLTIETDERIYLLPFSDIIYCEVQGKETTVYTKKGSYTSHTSLSAIEKNLTSDRFLKVHRAYIINQEEIKEIQPWFNQTYQVTMSNQGKVPVSRSYIKSFKQQLGL
- the lrgB gene encoding antiholin-like protein LrgB gives rise to the protein METFIQLLKVSPIFGVLLSVGTFFIGQILFKKTKGFFLFAPLFVAMILGIATLKATGISFDQYNKGGQIIAFFLEPATICFAIPLYRKRDVLKKYWVQILGGITLGSIVAVYGIYVISTLLQLGRVVTASMLPQAATTAIAMPTSIAIGGSAELTSLACILNGVIIYALAKPLIKLFKINDPIARGLALGTAGHALGVSAAKDFGQVEESMGSIALVVVGVIVTVVVPTLSSILL
- a CDS encoding alpha/beta hydrolase, with amino-acid sequence MKIIRLSKYLMVILLLLTTISVGASYYFFHVAQIREEKSFISKAKRDKDNPLYTSEQAFNALKVEKYSLTNRGKKQVAWYLPAEKPSQKTAIVVHGFLNSKAGMKPYAMLFHDLGYNVLIPDNEAHGESEGNIIGYGWNDRQNLIAWTKQLVKADPKSQITYFGLSMGAATVMMASGEKLPEQVVNIIEDCGYNSVWDELKFQAKKMYNLPAFPLLYEVSAISKIRAGFTYGEASAQEQLKKNHLPVLFIHGDKDDFVPTNMVYNNYKATSGPKEIYIVKGAKHARAYETDKKQYEKEITNFLKKYQK
- the lrgA gene encoding antiholin-like murein hydrolase modulator LrgA, with the translated sequence MKKTYSVIYQSVLIGTIVLISKFIESLLPITMPASVIGLVLMFLALNFNVIKLEQVETVGDALVNNIGLFFVPAGISVIKSLGLLQAHFILDMILIFASTLILLVATGWMTQLIFQLNTASIFKKSSAFSQTQERNSKAFAK